A single genomic interval of Penicillium psychrofluorescens genome assembly, chromosome: 2 harbors:
- a CDS encoding uncharacterized protein (ID:PFLUO_003965-T1.cds;~source:funannotate), with the protein MYYKPRIYSDTNPEPPKLTMAKYRELLRPWTTFAGVKLRAKHIVLPAFRMGLYPSVLFPSLYYSAQYCFTAIFPAVTYAITFKERFGWNALQCGLAYGGTMTIGALAGELAAGRIIDSIIRRESKRLGTDNPPPEVRFRGLWLGAALVPAGLLIFGFTMSYKSHWAGPLAGMFIGIFGVQIVATVCYTYSIDSYRVEGSEVAQFFNFSRQTMSCTIAFYAVKLCDSIGFQFAFLMFALVGSVVAFAPVVWLMWKGEDIRERMGSPVNVSVADDIIADYSAVYQNHARE; encoded by the exons ATGTACTACAAGCCTCGGATTTACTCCGATACCAACCCGGAACCCCCAAAGCTGACTATGGCTAAGTACCGCGAATTGCTGCGGCCATGGACCACCTTCGCAGGCGTCAAGCTAAGGGCTAAGCACATCGTCCTCCCAGCCTTCCGCATGGGTCTTTATCCATCCGTTCTTTTCCCCAGCTTGTACTATTCGGCGCAGTACTGTTTTACAGCAATTTTCCCTGCTGTCACTTACGCCATTACCTTCAAAGAACGTTTTGGCTGGAACGCCCTACAGTGCGGCCTGGCGTATGGAGGCACTATGACCATTGGTGCTCTTGCAGGCGAG CTTGCGGCAGGCAGGATCATTGATAGTATCATTCGGCGCGAATCCAAGCGACTAGGCACAGATAACCCACCGCCCGAAGTTCGATTCAGAGGTCTTTGGCTAGGTGCAGCCCTTGTACCAGCAGGTCTCCTCATTTTTGGCTTCACTATGTCTTACAAGTCTCACTGGGCGGGCCCACTGGCAGGCATGTTTATCGGCATCTTCGGAGTCCAGATCGTCGCGACAGTTTGTTACACATACAGTATCGATTCATACCGGGTCGAGGGCTCTGAGGTCGCTCAGTTCTTTAACTTCAGCCGTCAGACCATGAGCTGCACTATTGCATTCTATGCAGTGAAGCTGTGCGATTCCATCGGGTTCCAGTTTGCTTTTCTCATGTTCGCGCTCGTTGGTAGTGTTGTAGCTTTTGCGCCTGTGGTTTGGCTGATGTGGAAGGGAGAAGATATCCGTGAGAGAATGGGTAGCCCGGTCAATGTCAGTGTTGCCGATGATATTATTGCGGATTATAGTGCGGTCTATCAGAATCACGCCCGTGAGTAG
- a CDS encoding uncharacterized protein (ID:PFLUO_003968-T1.cds;~source:funannotate), translated as MKTTWKDIAPVPTSQEFLDIVLSRTQRQLPTQIRAGFKISRIRGFYTRKVKYTQETFGEKFTSILDGFPRLQDIHPFHKDLMNTLYDADHFRIALGQVSTAKHLIETVSRDYVRLIKYAQSLFQCKQLKRAALGRMATICRRLKDPLVYLEQVRQHLGRLPSIDPNTRTLLICGYPNVGKSSFLRSITRADVDVQPYAFTTKSLFVGHFDYKYLRFQAIDTPGILDHPLEEMNTIEMQSITAVAHLRSAILYFMDLSEQCGYSVGDQIKLFHSIKPLFANKIVYIVVNKIDVRRPEDLEPEYQEQLQEILKSGDVEMLEVSCTTTEGVTTVKNAACDKLLAERVAQKLKSGTSNSGANPGGRLGDVLSRIHVAQPLGGVQRETFIPEAVKNLKKYDKSDPNRKRLERDIEEENGGAGVYNFDMHRDYTLADDEWKHDKIPEVWNGKNIYDFVDPDIESKLAALEEEEEKLEADGYYESDESVEDAEDADIRMKADLIREKRVLMRNEAKMRKSLKNRAAIPRSAKSKKLSEMETALDSAGYDVDTVGARARSQSQPRGRTTTRSEPGNDDAMDLDDPRQAIARAKSRARSQAATNRRDDGVTDTTARTKAERLYKLGQKKMNRMARQGEADRHTTVSLAKHLFAGKRGMGKTQRR; from the exons ATGAAGACTACTTGGAAGGAC ATTGCGCCTGTGCCTACGAGCCAGGAATTCCTCGATATCGTCCTCAGCCGgacccagcgccagctgCCGACGCAGATCCGTGCTGGTTTCAAGATCAGTCGTATCAGAG GTTTTTACACCAGAAAAGTCAAATACACCCAGGAAACATTTGGCGAGAAATTCACCTCTATCCTCGATGGATTCCCTCGGTTGCAGGATATCCATCCTTTCC ACAAGGATTTGATGAACACCCTCTACGATGCCGACCACTTCCGAATTGCACTCGGCCAGGTTTCAACTGCCAAACACTTGATTGAAACCGTCTCTCGCGACTACGTTCGCCTCATTAAATATGCGCAGTCGCTGTTCCAGTGCAAGCAGCTCAAGCGCGCTGCCCTGGGTCGCATGGCCACCATCTGCCGTCGCCTGAAGGACCCGCTCGTCTATCTGGAACAGGTCCGTCAACATTTGGGTCGTCTGCCCTCGATTGACCCCAACACTCGCACTCTCTTGATTTGCGGGTACCCCAATGTCGGAAAGTCGAGCTTTTTGCGCAGCATCACCCGCGCGGATGTCGATGTCCAGCCCTACGCTTTCACCACCAAGAGTCTATTCGTTGGCCACTTTGACTACAAATACTTGCGTTTCCAGGCCATCGATACTCCCGGAATTTTGGATCACCCGCTGGAGGAAATGAACACCATTGAAATGCAGTCCATCACCGCGGTCGCCCATCTTCGGTCCGCTATCCTGTACTTCATGGATCTTTCGGAGCAGTGCGGATACTCGGTTGGAGACCAGATCAAGCTCTTCCACAGCATCAAGCCCCTGTTCGCCAACAAGATCGTCTACATTGTGGTCAACAAGATTGATGTTCGCCGCCCCGAGGATCTTGAGCCTGAGTACCaggagcagctgcaggagaTTCTCAAGTCGGGTGATGTCGAGATGCTGGAGGTATCGTGCACTACTACCGAAGGAGTGACTACTGTGAAGAACGCTGCCTGTGACAAACTTCTCGCCGAGCGTGTGGCGCAGAAGCTCAAGTCCGGGACCAGCAACTCCGGAGCCAATCCTGGCGGTCGGCTGGGTGATGTGCTCTCCCGGATTCATGTTGCCCAGCCCCTGGGTGGTGTCCAGCGTGAGACTTTCATCCCCGAGGCTGTGAAGAATCTCAAGAAATACGACAAGAGTGACCCCAACCGGAAGAGGCTCGAGCGTGACATCGAAGAGGAGAACGGTGGTGCGGGCGTGTACAACTTCGATATGCACCGCGACTACACGCTCGCCGACGACGAGTGGAAGCACGACAAGATCCCCGAGGTGTGGAACGGCAAGAACATCTACGATTTCGTGGACCCGGACATCGAGTCCAAACTGGCTGCtcttgaagaggaggaggagaagctcgaggcaGACGGCTACTACGAGTCTGATGAGAGCgtggaggatgccgaggacGCCGACATCCGCATGAAGGCCGACCTGATCCGCGAGAAGCGCGTTCTGATGCGCAACGAAGCCAAGATGCGCAAATCGCTCAAGAACCGCGCCGCCATCCCCCGCAGTGCCAAGTCTAAGAAGCTGTCTGAGATGGAGACCGCTCTGGACTCGGCCGGCTACGACGTCGATACCGTCGGTGCGCGCGCCCGCTCCCAGAGCCAGCCTCGTGGCCGAACCACTACCCGCAGCGAACCCGGTAACGACGACGCTATGGATCTCGATGACCCGCGCCAGGCCATCGCTCGTGCTAAGAGCCGCGCCCGCAGCCAGGCTGCTACGAACCGCCGTGATGACGGTGTCACGGACACGACTGCTcgcaccaaggccgagcgTCTGTACAAGCtgggccagaagaagatgaaccGCATGGCCCGACAGGGTGAGGCCGATCGACACACGACCGTCTCGCTGGCCAAGCATTtg TTCGCTGGAAAGCGCGGAATGGGCAAGACTCAGCGCCGTTAA
- a CDS encoding uncharacterized protein (ID:PFLUO_003966-T1.cds;~source:funannotate) — MSSRTLGWPRTALRTVSRPNDPATRPPLQRPQFAEFSGASTKQDRLGHRAKEKLLDREFFLSLLSSASTKREARSYLSRFKEKPSKSGQKPSKESEKASPPASLPSGVNLGSFYGASRAVYDSPVFRQDTTPAPQGQEYSERVHLALVKITAPQSLEDEVVDGVAKTLSQLIRLGMACCLVVDPGKFDDASAVRQVTVEQANRISAAIDSQPDSNSFRLDSALSISDTGNLSLLSRKALLNPLRDGRVLIVTPIAYTEDEPRAVPVSADDVVLALTKDFAGLSTNPDPDENPTVTAERIKRLQKEVSLDRVIILDPLGGIPAFHGPQMSHVFINMEQEFDVLEDELLQHIDTASAQGTQSISSMSPGATSSIINSNPFSKFVNNEVVSALPEHSGHLPGVETVERALSGHLKNLRLSQQALAMLPSASSGIITSPQEVAHSACPRQPTAADFSVVGTRRQRNPLIHNLLTDKPLLSSSLPPRRRGVANGGGPSAINPISSHTTVAKRGMPLTILPNPRVQVWTAQSQPRLQLNDPSIDLPRLVHLIEDSFDRKLDVQKYLERVNDRIAGLIIAGEYEGGAILTWETPPDVPDDGSEASLSRMVPYLDKFAVLKRSQGAGGVADVLFNAMVRTCFPNGVCWRSRKDNPVNKWYFERSCGTWKLADSNWTMFWTTQGLTEDSQRFQDYEGVCRMIQPSWADNKGVVD, encoded by the exons ATGAGCTCTCGGACACTGGGCTGGCCGCGGACAGCTTTGCGGACG GTCTCCCGTCCCAATGACCCCGCGACGCGCCCGCCTCTACAGCGACCCCAGTTCGCCGAATTCTCAGGTGCTAGCACAAAGCAGGATCGGCTAGGCCACCGGGCAAAAGAGAAGCTGCTCGACAGG GAATTCTTCCTCAGTTTATTGAGCTCTGCCTCGACCAAACGAGAGGCCAGATCGTACCTCTCTCGTTTCAAAGAAAAGCCCTCCAAGTCCGGACAGAAACCCTCTAAAGAATCCGAGAAggcatctcctccagcttcacTACCATCCGGCGTGAACCTCGGCTCATTCTATGGCGCTTCAAGGGCAGTTTACGATAGCCCCGTGTTCCGGCAAGATACCACACCGGCTCCACAGGGGCAAGAATACTCTGAAAGGGTTCACTTGGCTCTAGTCAAGATCACTGCGCCTCAATCGCTAGAGGACGAGGTCGTGGATGGAGTGGCCAAGACCTTGTCGCAGCTTATCCGTCTGGGGATGGCATGCTGCCTTGTGGTCGATCCGGGGAAGTTTGACGATGCTTCTGCGGTACGACAAGTGACTGTGGAGCAAGCGAATCGGATCTCGGCAGCAATTGATTCGCAGCCCGACTCAAACTCCTTCCGGCTGGATTCGGCGTTATCCATATCAGATACTGGCAATCTCAGTCTTTTGTCTCGCAAGGCGCTGCTAAACCCCCTTCGAGATGGACGTGTTCTCATCGTTACACCTATTGCATATACGGAAGATGAGCCTAGAGCCGTCCCGGTGTCGGCCGATGATGTTGTGCTTGCCTTGACCAAAGATTTCGCGGGCCTGTCAACAAATCCAGACCCGGATGAAAACCCGACAGTCACCGCGGAGAGAATTAAACGTCTTCAGAAAGAGGTTTCGCTAGACCGCGTGATTATTTTGGATCCTCTCGGGGGCATTCCAGCTTTCCATGGCCCGCAGATGTCTCATGTGTTCATCAACATGGAGCAGGAGTTTGACGTGCTTGAGGACGAACTGCTTCAGCACATCGATACAGCTTCTGCGCAAGGTACACAGTCGATATCTTCGATGAGTCCTGGGGCCACGTCCTCAATTATCAACAGCAATCCATTTTCGAAATTCGTGAATAACGAGGTTGTTTCCGCCCTGCCAGAACACTCGGGCCACTTACCCGGAGTAGAGACAGTGGAAAGAGCGCTTAGTGGACACCTCAAGAATCTCCGACTATCCCAGCAGGCCCTTGCAATGCTCCCATCTGCGTCTTCcggcatcatcacctcccCACAGGAGGTTGCCCACTCGGCCTGTCCGCGCCAGCCAACTGCAGCGGACTTCTCAGTCGTCGGCACCCGACGCCAACGAAACCCCCTCATTCACAACCTTCTCACTGACAAGCCTCTACTCTCGTCCTCTCTCCCGCCGCGCCGACGCGGTGTGGCCAATGGTGGTGGGCCCAGCGCAATCAATCCCATCTCATCGCATACAACCGTCGCCAAGCGCGGTATGCCTCTCACCATTCTCCCCAATCCCCGCGTTCAGGTATGGACCGCACAGAGCCAGCCACGCCTACAACTAAACGACCCATCCATCGACCTACCTCGACTAGTACATCTGATCGAAGATTCCTTTGACCGGAAACTAGATGTACAGAAATACTTAGAACGAGTTAACGACCGCATCGCCGGCCTCATAATCGCCGGCGAATACGAAGGCGGCGCAATCCTAACCTGGGAAACACCGCCTGACGTCCCCGACGATGGCAGCGAAGCCAGTCTGTCCCGCATGGTTCCATACCTAGACAAATTCGCCGTCCTGAAACGCAGCCAGGGCGCCGGTGGCGTCGCAGATGTCCTCTTTAACGCTATGGTGCGCACCTGCTTCCCGAATGGGGTGTGCTGGCGCAGTCGAAAGGATAATCCAGTGAACAAATGGTATTTTGAACGCTCGTGCGGCACTTGGAAACTGGCGGATAGCAATTGGACTATGTTTTGGACAACGCAGGGGTTGACAGAAGACTCGCAGCGGTTTCAGGACTATGAGGGTGTTTGTCGGATGATTCAGCCTAGTTGGGCGGATAACAAAGGTGttgttgattga
- a CDS encoding uncharacterized protein (ID:PFLUO_003972-T1.cds;~source:funannotate), which produces MAGTRVAWIGLGNIGRGMSTNIAQKGPQSSLILYNRTTAKATAHAQTLGGKATVANTLLEAVQGGDLIFICVGDDAALNQIVSTIVEDKSLDLSAKTFIDCSTVHPDTSRATEKTFTSRGAGFVACPVFGAPNMADAGQLLVVPAGKQSDITKARPFFDGVTAKKTIDLSSGTGSDIDVSRALTLKVLGNTFILNTVGVLAETLVAAEASGLGVEPLKEWIDEFSPGPFSKYAGRMVSGDYYQREEPLFAVDLARKDLRHAKDLAQQGGQRMRNVEVTDHFLEGVKEERGEKGDVAAVYGAARKEAGLGFGN; this is translated from the exons ATGGCTGGAACTCGCGTCGCATGGATCGGCCTCGGCAACATCGGCCGG GGCATGAGCACCAACATCGCCCAGAAAGGCCCTCAATCCTCGCTGATCTTGTACAACCGCACCACGGCGAAAGCAACAGCACATGCTCAGACACTAGGCGGTAAGGCGACCGTCGCAAACACGCTGTTGGAAGCCGTGCAAGGCGGCGACCTGATTTTCATCTGCGTTGGCGACGACGCGGCCCTGAACCAGATCGTCTCGACAATCGTGGAGGACAAGTCTCTCGACCTCTCCGCCAAAACATTCATCGACTGCTCCACTGTTCACCCTGATACCTCGCGCGCAACCGAAAAGACCTTCACCTCGCGGGGCGCGGGCTTCGTCGCATGCCCCGTCTTCGGAGCCCCCAACATGGCCGATGCAGGGCAGCTACTCGTCGTACCAGCGGGCAAACAGTCCGATATAACCAAAGCACGACCATTTTTCGACGGCGTAACCGCTAAAAAGACAATCGACCTATCCTCCGGCACGGGATCTGACATCGATGTCAGCCGGGCACTGACCCTGAAGGTGTTGGGAAATACATTCATCCTCAACACCGTCGGCGTGCTAGCCGAAACCCTCGTTGCAGCTGAAGCATCAGGGCTGGGAGTTGAGCCGCTGAAAGAGTGGATTGACGAGTTCTCTCCCGGGCCTTTTTCTAAGTATGCGGGCCGCATGGTGAGTGGTGATTATTATCAGCGTGAGGAGCCGCTGTTTGCGGTTGATCTGGCGCGAAAGGATCTGAGGCATGCGAAGGATTTGGCACAGCAGGGTGGGCAGCGGATGCGGAATGTTGAGGTTACGGATCATTTTTTGGAAGGGGTTAAGGAGGAGCGCGGGGAGAAGGGGGATGTTGCGGCTGTTTACGgggcggcgaggaaggagGCTGGGTTGGGGTTTGGTAATTAG
- a CDS encoding uncharacterized protein (ID:PFLUO_003967-T1.cds;~source:funannotate) has protein sequence MSDPSERPSESMPGPDNNGLKPLSNADDYSLPNTNNNNDLSRIMSRAGIALSNGFPLDDDEDDEGVDEDYVAVDQDDANEFPYWLRRPPTHHRTKLDELHPFVQLLSVSNVEDCAEVENAFPENERCSRDKFVYRLSRCPELSLGLFTLPIIGEGQPKPRATLVGHIIATRTSEPLVTDRAMCLPDNWRNERWSFQHGHAVGHEEGGSTIAIHSLAVLPDHQGKQVGSTLLKSYIHRIREAQIADRIAIIAHDHLIPFYESFGFVSHGASKCQFGGGGWVDLVLELGNEQ, from the exons ATGTCTGATCCTAGCGAGCGGCCCTCGGAGTCCATGCCGGGTCCGGACAACAACGGCCTGAAGCCCTTGTCGAATGCAGACGACTATTCGCTGCCGAAtaccaacaacaacaatgaCCTCTCGCGGATCATGAGTCGCGCGGGAATTGCGCTATCCAACGGTTTCCCGctcgatgacgatgaggatgacgaaggGGTGGATGAGGACTACGTCGCAGTTGATCAGGACGATGCCAACGAGTTCCCATACTGGCTCCGCCGCCCGCCGACACACCATCGCACCaagctggatgagctgcacCCGTTCGTTCAACTTCTTTCGGTATCCAATGTCGAGGATTGTGCGGAGGTGGAGAATGCGTTCCCGGAGAATGAGCGTTGCTCGCGTGACAAG TTCGTCTACCGTCTCAGCCGGTGCCCCGAACTCAGCCTGGGGCTTTTCACCCTTCCCATCATTGGTGAAGGGCAGCCCAAGCCTCGCGCTACCCTTGTCGGACACATCATCGCCACTCGGACCTCGGAGCCTTTAGTGACGGATCGGGCGATGTGCCTGCCGGACAACTGGCGGAACGAGCGTTGGAGCTTTCAGCATGGCCACGCGGTTGGCCATGAGGAGGGCGGcagcaccatcgccatccatTCGTTGGCCGTGCTCCCGGATCACCAGGGCAAGCAGGTCGGCAGCACCCTCCTGAAGTCGTATATCCACCGGATCCGCGAAGCCCAGATTGCCGACCGCATTGCCATCATCGCTCACGATCACCTGATTCCATTCTACGAGTCGTTTGGTTTCGTGTCGCACGGCGCGAGCAAGTGCCaattcggcggcggcggatgggTTGATCTG GTCTTGGAGCTCGGGAATGAGCAGTAG
- a CDS encoding uncharacterized protein (ID:PFLUO_003971-T1.cds;~source:funannotate), whose translation MAPNRITKVAITGAGGNIGSSLTEGLLNNGKHTITALTRADSQSKLPDGVIAKKVDYNDITSLVEALTGQDALIITLNGYTPQEVHTNLIHAAGQASVKWILPNEWSPDTANKEMAKDVFVFQPHEGIRQLIVDLGKSSYIALSTGFWYEWSLAIPTAYGLDFANRSVTFFDEGETKISTSTWPQVGRAVASILSLPITPEEPNPKASLENLKNKLLYMPSFTVSQREMFESALRVTGTKESDWTISKESAQERFTNAIKEMHEGNNAGFVKMLYTRVFYPDGSGDTENSKGTVNALLGLPKEDLDVATKAAEVRSRTHPFGA comes from the exons ATGGCACCTAACCGCATCACCAAAGTCGCGATTACAGGC GCCGGCGGAAACATCGGCAGCAGCCTCACAGAAGGCCTCCTCAACAATGGCAAACACACCATCACGGCACTAACCCGCGCCGACAGCCAGAGCAAGCTACCCGATGGCGTTATTGCCAAGAAAGTTGACTACAACGACATCACCTCCCTCGTCGAAGCCCTAACCGGCCAAGATGCgctcatcatcaccctgaACGGGTACACGCCCCAGGAAGTCCACACGAATCTGATCCACGCCGCCGGTCAGGCGAGCGTGAAGTGGATTCTGCCCAATGAGTGGTCGCCCGATACGGCCAATAAGGAGATGGCGAAAGATGTGTTTGTTTTCCAGCCTCACG AGGGTATCCGTCAGTTGATTGTGGATCTCGGCAAGAGCTCGTATATTGCTCTGTCAACGGGCTTTTGGTATGAATGGAGTCTGGCCATCCCCACGGCGTATGGTCTGGATTTCGCCAACCGATCCGTGACCTTCTTTGACGAGGGAGAGACGAAGATCTCAACCTCGACGTGGCCACAG GTTGGTCGCGCCGTCGCCTCCATCCTCAGTCTCCCTATCACACCCGAAGAACCAAACCCGAAAGCAAGCCTCGAGAACCTAAAGAACAAGCTCCTTTACATGCCTTCTTTCACCGTTAGCCAGAGGGAGATGTTCGAGTCCGCGCTACGGGTGACGGGGACGAAGGAGTCAGACTGGACGATCAGCAAGGAGTCTGCTCAGGAGCGCTTTACGAATGCAATTAAGGAGATGCATGAGGGGAACAATGCGGGTTTCGTGAAGATGCTTTATACCCGTGTCTTTTATCCTGATGGCTCGGGGGACACTGAGAATAGTAAGGGGACGGTCAATGCTTTGCTGGGCTTGCCAAAGGAAGATTTGGATGTGGCGACCAAGGCCGCGGAGGTAAGGTCGAGGACGCATCCTTTTGGTGCCTAA
- a CDS encoding uncharacterized protein (ID:PFLUO_003970-T1.cds;~source:funannotate) produces the protein MVKTLPFGDIDVPSPGFGAMGLSFALGSNLSFEEAEPVLLKAIELGCTFWDTAVVYQAGVNEKLLGDFIRKHNVRDKIFIASKCGFNVFGEGGFTVTNSAAHIKEYIEGTIERLGFTPDLYYLHRIDPNTPLTESIPALDEIRKAGKTKYIGLSESSAATLRKANSIAKIDAIQAEYSAFETVHETDDLIDTAKELGVAFVAYSPLGHGWLVDKFQYDSPDDFAADDFRRNSPKFQGENFYKNRAIVDEIKKLAARKGCKISQIALAWVASQGLIPIAGTTKASRLEENWASRDIELTKEDKQEMRKIIDAAKPHGNRYAPVYQAMVGH, from the exons ATGGTCAAGACGCTCCCCTTTGGTGACATCGATGTCCCATCGCCAGGCTTCGGTGCAATGGGACTGAGCTTTGCTTTGGGTAGCAATCTTAGCTTTGAGGAAGCCGAACCGGTACTGCTGAAGGCAATTGAGCTCGGGTGTACATTCTGGGATACTGCT GTTGTCTACCAAGCCGGTGTCAACGAGAAGTTGCTGGGAGACTTTATCAGAAAGCACAACGTTCGCGACAAGATTTTCA TTGCCTCGAAGTGTGGGTTCAACGTCTTTGGAGAAGGCGGATTTACGGTCACCAACTCTGCTGCACATATTAAGGAGTACATCGAAGGCACTATTGAGAGGCTTGGATTTACTCCCGATCTTTATTATCTCCACCGGATAGATCCCA ACACGCCTCTCACGGAATCCATCCCTGCACTTGATGAGATTCGCAAAGCAGGGAAGACGAAGTACATTGGACTTTCAGAGTCTTCTGCTGCTACGCTCCGTAAGGCAAACTCGA TCGCCAAGATTGATGCCATCCAAGCCGAATACTCGGCCTTCGAGACAGTCCACGAGACAGACGACCTGATCGATACAGCCAAGGAACTAGGCGTCGCCTTCGTCGCCTACAGCCCACTCGGACACGGCTGGCTAGTCGATAAGTTCCAGTACGACTCTCCCGACGACTTCGCGGCCGATGACTTCCGCCGCAATTCCCCCAAATTCCAAGGCGAGAACTTCTATAAGAATCGAGCAATTGTGGACGAAATCAAAAAGCTGGCAGCTCGCAAGGGCTGCAAGATTAGTCAAATCGCACTCGCCTGGGTTGCTTCTCAGGGACTGATCCCCATTGCGGGTACCACCAAAGCTAGTCGCCTAGAGGAGAATTGGGCTTCTCGTGATATTGAGTTGACGAAGGAGGATAAGCAGGAAATGCGGAAAATTATTGATGCTGCTAAGCCTCATGGTAACAGATATGCTCCCGTGTATCAGGCTATGGTTGGTCATTAG
- a CDS encoding uncharacterized protein (ID:PFLUO_003969-T1.cds;~source:funannotate), with translation MGIGGMFSRSKAVESSPFSSQAPTPPRADSVLEKDEITIDDSPVKYLTWRSFILGLCVSMGGFIFGYSTGQISGFTTMVDFKQRFAQYNPATGEYAFSNVRNGLIVGLLSIGTMIGALVAAPIADRIGRKFSISFWALIHIVGIVIQIATVDKWYQIALGRWVAGLGVGALSSVVPMYQSESAPRQVRGAMVSAFQLFVAFGIFISYLVNFGTESIKSTASWRITMGIGFAWPLILGLGTLFLPESPRYAYSHGRVEEARTVMSKLYGVPTNHRVVLQEMQDMKLKLDEELASGKAAWHEIFTGPRMFYRTVLGIALQSLQQLTGANFIFYYGTSIFQGVGLSNSYVTQIILGAVNFGMTIPGLYAVEHYGRRKCLMVGAAWMFICFMIWASVGHEVLHYHPESHAAGVTMIVFTCFFIVGFATTWGPIVWAICGEMYPFRYRAVCMGVATAANWTWNFLISFFTPFISSSIDFRYGYVFAACCFAAILVVFFFVCETKGRTLEEVDTMYVLNVKPWKSASWVPPEGIVNDLHGPATEESPKDGNAGEHHDQTTEIQE, from the exons atgggcaTTGGAGGCATGTTCAGCCGGTCTAAGGCCGTGGAGTCatcgcccttctcctcccagGCGCCTACTCCTCCTCGTGCCGACTCGGTCCTCGAGAAGGATGAAATTACCATTGACGACAGCCCTGTCAAGTACTTGACCTGGCGGTCGTTTATCCTCGGCCTGTGTGTCTCCATGGGTGGTTTCATCTTCGGATACTCCACTG GTCAAATCTCTGGTTTCACCACCATGGTGGACTTCAAGCAGCGTTTCGCCCAGTACAATCCCGCGACTGGCGAGTATGCCTTCAGCAACGTTCGGAATGGCCTCATTGTTGGGCTG TTGTCTATCGGAACTATGATCGGTGCTCTTGTCGCTGCTCCCATTGCTGACCGTATCGGCCGCAAGTTTTCGATTTCCTTCTGGGCTCTGATCCACATTGTCGGTAttgtcatccagatcgctACCGTTGACAAGTGGTACCAGATTGCCCTGGGTCGTTGGGTGGCCGGTCTGGGCGTGGGCGCTCTGTCCAGCGTGGTGCCCATGTACCAGAGCGAGTCTGCGCCCCGTCAGGTCCGCGGCGCCATGGTCAGCGCCTTCCAGCTGTTCGTCGCCttcggcatcttcatctcgtacTTGGTCAACTTCGGTACCGAGAGCATCAAGTCCACTGCCTCATGGCGCATCACCATGGGCATCGGCTTTGCCTGGCCTCTGATCCTGGGTCTCGgcactctcttcctccccgaGTCTCCTCGTTATGCCTACAGCCACGGCCGCGTTGAGGAGGCCCGCACCGTCATGAGCAAGCTCTACGGTGTTCCGACCAACCACCGCGTTGTTCtccaggagatgcaggaCATGAAGCTGAAGCTGGATGAGGAGCTCGCCAGTGGAAAGGCTGCCTGGCACGAGATCTTCACTGGTCCTCGCATGTTCTACCGCACAGTTCTGGGAATCGCTCTGCAGTCCCTGCAGCAGCTGACCGGTGCCAACTTCATCTTCTATTATGGAACCAGCATCTTCCAGGGCGTCGGTCTGTCCAACTCGTACGTGACGCAGATCATCCTTGGTGCCGTCAACTTCGGCATGACCATTCCCGGTCTGTACGCGGTTGAGCACTACGGCCGTCGCAAGTGTCTGATGGTGGGTGCCGCGTGGAtgttcatctgcttcatgaTCTGGGCCTCCGTGGGCCACGAGGTTCTCCACTACCACCCGGAGTCGCACGCAGCCGGTGTCACGATGATCGTGTTcacctgcttcttcatcgtcggctTCGCCACCACCTGGGGCCCCATCGTCTGGGCGATCTGTGGCGAGATGTACCCGTTCCGCTACCGCGCCGTCTGCATGGGTGTCGCGACTGCGGCCAACTGGACCTGGAACTTcctcatctccttcttcacTCCGttcatctccagctccattgACTTCCGCTACGGCTACGTCTTCGCCGCGTGCTGCTTCGCTGCCATCTTGgttgtcttcttctttgtgTGCGAGACTAAGGGCCGTACTCTCGAGGAGGTCGACACCATGTATGTCCTCAACGTGAAGCCCTGGAAGAGCGCCAGCTGGGTGCCCCCTGAGGGGATCGTTAACGATCTCCATGGCCCGGCTACCGAGGAGTCGCCCAAGGATGGAAATGCCGGTGAGCACCATGATCAGACAACGGAGATTCAGGAGTAA